In Haloterrigena turkmenica DSM 5511, a single genomic region encodes these proteins:
- the pyrB gene encoding aspartate carbamoyltransferase, producing MRHDHLITSKQLTRGDIETILDRAAEIDADPSAVADRHTNTLLGLLFFEPSTRTKMSFETAMKRLGGDVVDMGSVESSSVKKGETLADTVRVIEGYTDALVLRHPKQGSATMASEFVDVPLVNAGDGAGHHPSQTMLDLYTIRENAGLDDLTIGIMGDLKYGRTVHSLAHALTNFDAQQHFISPESLRLPREVVYDLHQEDGGAGIREHESLEEVLPSLDVLYVTRIQRERFPDEQEYQKVAGEYQIGSETLEAAGDDLTIMHPLPRVDEIAPEIDETDHAAYFDQAHNGVPVRMALLDLLLSDDGAADRLGGGSDE from the coding sequence ATGCGCCACGATCACCTCATCACGAGCAAACAACTCACGCGGGGGGATATCGAGACCATCCTCGACCGCGCGGCCGAGATCGACGCCGATCCGTCGGCCGTCGCCGACCGGCACACGAACACGTTGCTCGGCCTCCTCTTTTTCGAACCGAGCACGCGCACGAAGATGAGCTTCGAGACCGCGATGAAACGGCTCGGCGGCGACGTCGTCGACATGGGGTCGGTCGAGTCCTCGAGCGTCAAGAAGGGAGAGACACTCGCCGACACCGTCCGGGTCATCGAGGGGTACACCGACGCGCTCGTCCTGCGCCATCCCAAGCAGGGATCGGCGACGATGGCCAGCGAGTTCGTCGACGTTCCGCTGGTCAACGCGGGCGACGGGGCGGGCCATCACCCCAGCCAGACGATGCTCGATCTATACACCATCCGGGAGAACGCTGGGCTGGACGACCTCACGATCGGGATCATGGGCGATCTGAAGTACGGCCGAACCGTCCACTCGCTGGCCCACGCGCTGACGAACTTCGACGCCCAGCAGCACTTCATCAGCCCGGAGAGCCTCCGACTGCCCCGCGAGGTCGTCTACGACCTCCACCAGGAAGACGGCGGTGCCGGCATCCGCGAACACGAGTCACTCGAGGAGGTCCTCCCGTCGCTGGACGTCCTCTACGTCACCCGGATCCAGCGCGAGCGGTTCCCCGACGAGCAGGAGTACCAGAAGGTCGCCGGCGAGTACCAGATCGGTTCCGAGACGCTCGAGGCGGCCGGCGACGACCTGACGATCATGCACCCGCTGCCCCGCGTCGACGAGATCGCGCCGGAGATCGACGAGACCGACCACGCGGCCTACTTCGACCAGGCCCACAACGGCGTGCCGGTCCGGATGGCGCTGCTGGATCTGCTCTTGAGCGACGACGGAGCGGCCGACCGACTCGGAGGTGGGTCCGATGAGTGA
- a CDS encoding helix-turn-helix domain-containing protein: MTSIADIEIPADGTGTGELFEAVPSLTCEMERVIASSGHGLWLSGPSQEDIETALNDASAIGAYALINSEDDRWLYDIEFEPDTIDIFELILEENGTVLSASASSDTWLLSIRFADRESVSSLYDRFDEAGVTPTIVRLFDLAEETKSQCGLTARQYETLVAAIDHGYFEIPREVSMQELSEELGISHQALSERLRRAYRALVTSELNVSEDETVAPPVPSN; the protein is encoded by the coding sequence ATGACATCGATCGCAGACATCGAGATTCCGGCCGACGGAACCGGAACCGGCGAGCTGTTCGAGGCCGTCCCCTCACTGACCTGTGAAATGGAGCGCGTGATCGCCTCGAGCGGCCACGGCCTCTGGCTGTCGGGCCCATCCCAGGAGGATATCGAGACGGCGCTGAACGACGCCTCGGCGATCGGTGCCTACGCGCTGATCAACAGCGAGGACGACCGGTGGCTCTACGACATCGAGTTCGAACCGGACACCATCGACATCTTCGAGCTGATCCTCGAGGAGAACGGCACCGTACTGAGCGCCTCGGCCTCGAGTGACACGTGGCTGCTGAGCATTCGGTTCGCCGACCGCGAGAGCGTGAGTTCGCTCTACGACCGGTTCGACGAGGCCGGCGTCACGCCGACGATCGTTCGCCTGTTCGATCTCGCAGAGGAGACGAAAAGCCAGTGTGGCCTCACCGCTCGGCAATACGAGACCCTCGTCGCGGCCATCGATCACGGCTACTTCGAGATCCCCCGTGAGGTCTCGATGCAAGAGCTGTCGGAGGAGCTCGGCATCTCCCACCAGGCGCTCTCCGAGCGCCTCCGCCGGGCCTATCGCGCGCTCGTCACCTCGGAGCTAAACGTCTCCGAGGACGAGACCGTGGCCCCGCCGGTGCCCTCGAACTGA
- a CDS encoding FKBP-type peptidyl-prolyl cis-trans isomerase: MTEEQEAELEEQADDVEAEVEDEGADEAEGLQEGDFVELEYTAYTADDDQLVDTTDPEVAEEEGVDDQGQEFKPRTIVLGEGHIFGAVEDDIIGSEPGDEGTVTVPAEEAFGEYDPDDVQTVSAEKIDEDDRYPGANVQIDGQQGYISTIIGGRARVDFNHPLAGEDVEYEYEILGEVDDREKQAAGLFEMFLGMEPELWIETDEVEEEVPVEPDEDDEDAEPEFETETVEKETLYLEATPQMTMNQQWMMGKQQIGQQIIDQIGVDRVIVQEVIDGMGMGGMGGMMGGMGGMGGGDIEEALEDADVDADEIVEELEGAEE, encoded by the coding sequence ATGACCGAGGAACAGGAGGCCGAGCTCGAGGAGCAGGCCGATGACGTCGAAGCAGAAGTAGAGGACGAAGGCGCCGACGAGGCCGAGGGGCTTCAGGAGGGCGACTTCGTCGAACTAGAGTATACCGCGTACACCGCCGACGACGACCAGCTGGTCGACACGACCGATCCCGAGGTCGCCGAGGAGGAAGGTGTCGACGACCAGGGCCAGGAGTTCAAGCCGCGGACGATCGTCCTCGGCGAGGGCCACATCTTCGGGGCCGTCGAAGACGACATCATCGGCTCCGAGCCCGGTGACGAGGGGACCGTGACCGTGCCCGCCGAGGAGGCCTTCGGCGAGTACGACCCCGACGACGTCCAGACCGTCAGCGCCGAGAAGATCGACGAGGACGACCGCTACCCCGGTGCGAACGTGCAGATCGACGGCCAGCAGGGCTACATCAGCACGATCATCGGCGGCCGCGCCCGCGTCGACTTCAACCACCCGCTCGCCGGCGAGGACGTCGAGTACGAGTACGAGATTCTCGGCGAGGTCGACGACCGCGAGAAGCAGGCCGCCGGCCTGTTCGAGATGTTCCTCGGGATGGAGCCCGAGCTCTGGATCGAGACGGACGAGGTCGAGGAAGAGGTCCCCGTCGAGCCCGACGAGGACGACGAGGACGCAGAGCCCGAGTTCGAGACCGAAACCGTCGAGAAGGAGACGCTCTACCTCGAGGCCACGCCCCAGATGACGATGAACCAGCAGTGGATGATGGGCAAACAGCAGATCGGACAGCAGATCATCGACCAGATCGGCGTCGACCGCGTCATCGTCCAGGAAGTCATCGACGGCATGGGCATGGGCGGAATGGGCGGTATGATGGGCGGTATGGGCGGCATGGGCGGCGGCGACATCGAGGAAGCCCTCGAGGACGCCGACGTCGACGCCGACGAGATCGTCGAAGAGCTCGAAGGCGCCGAGGAGTAA
- a CDS encoding 4Fe-4S binding protein, which yields MGPTDSSANFGNVAFFGLWWAPVMVLGLVFLGRIWCYVCPMGAIVRFTQRFGLHRHFPMYTRKWLVFGLPVSVLSLTALTFAMARWPMYKVGVAYTPRLIPVYWLTILGVAVGVSLVYQRQAFCRYICPATGVMSVTSKFSPLEIAQNRDTGVACATLEYKSDFLSTDRRCTACMKCTTEQPEEDVELRFRWPGAKVVTERIPLVDEALIALLIWAVFPIDHVLGDAVEGMAVVQRLPGVLSPTAAYLISIAATIIGFTAVNRLASGWGGIDWERSFTKFGLAYAPLGIMFTLGSHAIGGLLEDGGHALNVFARGLGLPLGLPAGASPELVSAWEQFFVTGWLWLAVLWSALIAWQVAKTMTDSRERALKAFAPHAALMTGSTYVVAAVLATH from the coding sequence GTGGGCCCGACGGACTCGAGCGCGAACTTCGGGAACGTCGCCTTTTTCGGCCTCTGGTGGGCCCCAGTCATGGTTCTCGGCCTCGTGTTTCTCGGACGGATCTGGTGTTACGTCTGCCCCATGGGAGCCATCGTTCGGTTCACTCAGCGATTCGGTCTCCACCGTCACTTCCCGATGTACACGCGGAAATGGCTCGTCTTCGGGCTCCCCGTCTCCGTTCTCTCGCTGACTGCGCTTACGTTCGCCATGGCTCGGTGGCCGATGTACAAAGTGGGCGTCGCGTACACGCCGCGACTCATCCCGGTGTACTGGCTCACCATCCTGGGCGTCGCCGTCGGCGTCAGTCTCGTCTACCAGCGACAGGCTTTCTGTCGGTATATTTGCCCCGCCACGGGCGTGATGAGCGTGACCTCGAAGTTTTCGCCGCTCGAGATCGCTCAGAACAGGGACACCGGCGTCGCCTGTGCCACCCTCGAGTACAAGAGCGACTTTCTGAGCACTGACCGCCGGTGTACGGCATGTATGAAGTGTACGACCGAACAGCCCGAGGAGGACGTGGAGTTGCGGTTTCGCTGGCCGGGCGCGAAAGTCGTCACCGAACGCATTCCGCTCGTGGACGAAGCGCTTATCGCGCTGCTCATTTGGGCCGTATTCCCAATCGATCACGTGCTCGGTGACGCCGTCGAGGGGATGGCGGTCGTTCAGCGGTTGCCGGGAGTGCTCTCGCCGACCGCGGCCTACCTCATCAGCATCGCGGCGACGATTATCGGATTTACCGCCGTCAACCGACTGGCGAGCGGTTGGGGCGGTATCGACTGGGAGCGGTCGTTCACGAAGTTCGGGCTCGCCTACGCCCCGTTGGGCATCATGTTCACGCTCGGGTCACACGCCATCGGCGGACTGCTCGAAGACGGCGGGCACGCGTTGAACGTGTTCGCTCGAGGACTCGGGCTTCCACTGGGTCTCCCCGCGGGAGCGAGCCCAGAACTCGTCTCGGCCTGGGAGCAGTTTTTCGTCACCGGCTGGCTCTGGCTCGCCGTCCTCTGGAGCGCGCTAATCGCCTGGCAGGTAGCGAAAACGATGACCGATTCGAGAGAACGCGCACTGAAAGCGTTCGCGCCCCACGCTGCACTGATGACGGGGAGTACCTACGTCGTCGCCGCCGTCCTCGCAACGCACTGA
- the cyaB gene encoding class IV adenylate cyclase, which yields MYEVEVKVPADLEAVRDRLEDLGATRKRTVVQADTYYDAPHRSFPETDEALRIRRESSDGAGAESRITYKGPLLDDESKSREEFETGVGDGETMDAVLTSLGFEAAATVRKERERYGLEGYTVTLDAVDDVGEYVEVETEVAEEVDLESAREGAYEILERLELDPDDQLRTSYLGLLLES from the coding sequence ATGTACGAGGTCGAAGTGAAGGTTCCCGCGGATCTCGAGGCCGTCCGGGATCGCCTCGAGGATCTCGGCGCGACTCGAAAGCGGACCGTCGTGCAGGCGGATACGTACTACGACGCGCCCCACCGGTCGTTCCCCGAGACCGACGAGGCCTTGCGCATCCGACGGGAGTCGTCCGACGGCGCGGGCGCCGAGAGCCGGATCACCTACAAGGGACCGCTGCTGGACGACGAGTCCAAGAGCCGCGAGGAGTTCGAGACCGGCGTCGGCGACGGCGAGACGATGGACGCCGTCCTGACGAGCCTCGGCTTCGAGGCGGCCGCGACGGTCCGCAAGGAACGCGAGCGTTACGGGCTCGAAGGCTACACCGTCACTCTCGACGCGGTCGACGACGTCGGCGAGTACGTCGAGGTCGAGACCGAGGTCGCCGAGGAGGTCGACCTCGAGTCGGCCCGCGAGGGGGCCTACGAGATCCTCGAGCGACTCGAGCTCGATCCGGACGACCAGCTCAGGACCTCATATCTGGGGCTGTTGCTCGAGTCCTGA
- the pyrI gene encoding aspartate carbamoyltransferase regulatory subunit, giving the protein MSDDHDHHDGDEHELRVSKIRSGTVIDHVRGGQALNVLAILGIDGSEGEEVSVGMNVPSDRLARKDIVKVEGRELSQDEVDVLSLIAPDATINIVRDYEVIEKHRVEPPEIVEGVLSCPNAGCITTSGEPVDSRFEVLEEGVRCDYCGTIVRDEIAALIDT; this is encoded by the coding sequence ATGAGTGACGATCACGACCACCACGACGGCGACGAGCACGAACTGCGGGTCAGCAAGATCCGGAGCGGGACCGTGATCGACCACGTCCGCGGGGGACAGGCGCTAAACGTGCTGGCGATCCTCGGCATCGACGGCAGCGAGGGCGAGGAGGTTTCCGTCGGCATGAACGTCCCGTCGGACCGACTCGCGCGCAAGGACATCGTGAAGGTCGAGGGCCGCGAGTTGAGCCAGGACGAGGTCGACGTGCTCTCGCTGATCGCGCCCGATGCGACGATCAACATCGTTCGCGACTACGAGGTGATCGAGAAACACCGCGTCGAGCCGCCGGAGATCGTCGAAGGGGTGCTGTCCTGTCCGAACGCCGGCTGTATCACGACCAGCGGCGAGCCGGTCGACTCCCGGTTCGAGGTGCTCGAGGAGGGCGTGCGGTGTGACTACTGCGGGACGATCGTTCGGGACGAGATCGCCGCGCTGATCGACACCTGA
- a CDS encoding extracellular solute-binding protein, whose product MVTRGDDPRTKRGAGPAGGGRRAFLAAASATAAGIVGTAGCLGTADRVRVLSAGSLAVALEETVGPAFESEMGRSYQGEYHGSTVVMRMIEEGTKHPDVVVSADTELLRDRLYPERTDWDVEFAANEVGIAYDPDTALGGRLAGDEPWYEVIVDAGANDLAISDPDLDPLGYRAAQLFELAERRHDLEGFREAMLDTASREPDESKLLTGVEAGNRACAVVYRNMAVDHELPFCELPDAYNFGDPTHAETYATATYTTDEGYAARGRPAVYNATVRADADNPDAGREFVSFLLEEPALLEDCGLRVGDALPRSNGNVPEAIEP is encoded by the coding sequence ATGGTGACTCGCGGCGACGATCCCCGGACGAAACGCGGTGCCGGACCGGCCGGCGGCGGTCGCCGGGCCTTTCTCGCGGCCGCGAGCGCGACGGCGGCCGGCATCGTCGGGACGGCCGGCTGTCTCGGCACGGCCGACCGCGTGCGGGTCCTCTCGGCCGGGAGCCTCGCCGTCGCGCTCGAGGAGACGGTCGGTCCGGCCTTCGAGTCCGAGATGGGACGCAGCTATCAGGGCGAGTACCACGGGTCGACCGTCGTGATGCGGATGATCGAGGAGGGGACCAAACACCCTGACGTGGTCGTCAGCGCCGATACCGAGCTGTTGCGAGACCGGCTCTACCCCGAGCGGACGGACTGGGACGTCGAGTTCGCCGCTAACGAGGTCGGCATCGCCTACGATCCCGACACGGCCCTCGGCGGCCGACTCGCGGGGGACGAGCCGTGGTACGAGGTCATCGTCGATGCCGGTGCGAACGACCTCGCGATCAGCGATCCCGACCTGGACCCGCTCGGCTACCGGGCCGCCCAGCTGTTCGAACTCGCCGAGCGTCGACACGATCTCGAGGGGTTTCGCGAGGCGATGCTCGATACCGCCTCCCGCGAGCCCGACGAGTCGAAGCTACTGACCGGCGTCGAGGCCGGAAACCGCGCCTGTGCGGTCGTTTACCGGAACATGGCCGTCGATCACGAACTGCCGTTCTGCGAGTTGCCCGACGCGTACAACTTCGGGGATCCGACGCACGCCGAGACGTACGCGACGGCGACGTACACGACCGACGAGGGGTACGCGGCCCGCGGTCGGCCGGCGGTCTACAACGCGACGGTCCGGGCCGACGCCGACAACCCCGACGCCGGCCGGGAGTTCGTTTCCTTCCTGCTCGAGGAGCCCGCGCTCCTGGAGGACTGCGGGCTCCGCGTCGGCGATGCGCTCCCGCGATCGAACGGGAACGTGCCGGAGGCGATCGAGCCGTGA
- a CDS encoding TorD/DmsD family molecular chaperone gives MSRPDHHVHRARLYKLASMAFDRPTDDLREAIRSDEFDDQLVESAAALGDDDLREHAETVAELSPDDADEIEDCYSTYAALFGFEQGGEIQQYEVEYGSGTLVTNTDTLADIAGFYGAFDLDLEDGNRERVDHLCIELEFVSHLALQTAYLEQSDDQQGVDIVSNAQADFLEDHLGRWVPRFRETVHDDADDPFYRALADLVVALVETDADRFGIEPDVFPEVPPAPTEGLTGGGDGDFRCGTCGSNGSGTPTPSPGSAEMPMGDRDGPH, from the coding sequence ATGTCACGACCAGACCACCACGTTCACCGCGCGCGACTGTACAAGCTCGCGTCGATGGCGTTCGACCGGCCGACCGACGACCTTCGCGAGGCGATCCGCTCCGACGAGTTCGACGACCAGCTCGTCGAGTCCGCCGCGGCGCTCGGCGACGACGACCTCCGCGAGCACGCCGAGACGGTCGCCGAGTTGAGCCCCGACGACGCCGACGAGATCGAGGACTGCTACTCGACGTACGCCGCGCTGTTCGGCTTCGAGCAGGGCGGCGAGATTCAGCAGTACGAGGTCGAGTACGGTTCGGGCACGCTCGTGACGAACACCGACACGCTCGCCGACATCGCCGGCTTCTACGGTGCGTTCGACCTCGACCTCGAGGACGGCAACCGCGAGCGGGTCGACCACCTCTGCATCGAACTCGAGTTCGTCTCCCACCTGGCCCTGCAGACGGCCTACCTCGAGCAGTCGGACGATCAACAGGGCGTCGACATCGTCTCGAACGCCCAGGCGGACTTCCTCGAGGATCACCTCGGGCGCTGGGTCCCGCGGTTCCGAGAGACGGTCCACGACGACGCCGACGACCCGTTCTATCGGGCGCTCGCGGATCTCGTGGTAGCGCTGGTCGAGACTGACGCCGACCGGTTCGGGATCGAACCGGACGTCTTCCCCGAGGTGCCGCCGGCGCCGACCGAGGGGCTCACCGGCGGCGGCGACGGGGACTTCCGGTGTGGAACCTGCGGCTCGAACGGATCGGGGACGCCGACCCCCTCGCCCGGCAGCGCCGAGATGCCGATGGGTGACCGCGACGGCCCGCACTGA
- a CDS encoding ABC transporter permease has translation MTDIGARTDDANASPFGSGLERLTDGMAVPALLGAVLLAYFVVPFAVFFAQVGSVDVIGGLADPATRDAIRTSLVTAPISTAAATVFGVPLAYVLSRANFRGKRLLEAAVSLPLVLPPIVGGVMLLTVVGRYTPIGSTAAALGVPLTDSYAGVILAQTFVAAPFLVVTVRAGFDDVDPRVEEAARTLGYGRLETVRLVSLPLARNAIAAGIVLTFVRALGEFGATMMVAYNPRTMPTRIDVLRIARGLEAIVPIALALLVITVGVVALVQVLVGSARRY, from the coding sequence GTGACCGATATCGGTGCGCGGACGGACGATGCGAACGCGTCCCCGTTCGGGAGCGGCCTCGAGCGCCTGACTGACGGGATGGCCGTTCCGGCACTGCTAGGCGCGGTGTTGCTCGCGTACTTCGTCGTCCCGTTCGCCGTGTTCTTCGCGCAGGTGGGCTCGGTCGACGTGATCGGCGGCCTCGCCGACCCCGCCACGCGAGACGCAATCAGGACCTCGCTGGTGACGGCACCGATCTCGACGGCCGCCGCGACCGTCTTCGGCGTCCCGCTCGCGTACGTCCTCTCGCGGGCCAACTTTCGCGGCAAGCGCCTCCTCGAGGCCGCCGTCTCGCTGCCCCTAGTCCTGCCGCCGATCGTCGGCGGCGTGATGCTGCTGACCGTCGTCGGCCGGTATACGCCGATCGGTTCGACGGCGGCGGCGCTCGGCGTGCCGCTGACCGACAGCTACGCCGGCGTGATCCTCGCCCAGACGTTCGTCGCCGCGCCGTTTCTCGTCGTCACCGTCCGCGCCGGCTTCGACGACGTCGATCCGCGCGTCGAGGAGGCCGCCCGGACGCTGGGGTACGGGCGCCTCGAGACGGTCCGACTGGTCTCGTTGCCGCTGGCGCGAAACGCCATCGCTGCGGGGATCGTCCTGACGTTCGTCCGGGCACTCGGCGAGTTCGGCGCCACGATGATGGTCGCGTACAACCCGCGGACGATGCCGACGCGCATCGACGTCTTGCGAATCGCCCGCGGTCTCGAGGCGATCGTCCCGATCGCGCTGGCGCTACTGGTTATTACAGTCGGCGTGGTCGCGCTCGTTCAGGTGCTCGTCGGGTCAGCGCGTCGGTACTGA
- a CDS encoding enoyl-CoA hydratase/isomerase family protein produces the protein MHVDSDDDVLRIAFDRPAALNAMTKAIATELADTIEAASPAEYDAIVLTGEGDAFSAGGDLEALAEQPESAREAYTEVEESFGRVVEAMLECPLPIVAKVNGDAIGAGLSLVALADIAYAAADATFSCAFVRIGLVPDTGGTFMLPHIIGLRAAKKLAFTGEFFDAERAADLDLINEAVPPEELDDRVDETLEQLRGRPTEIIGLMKGAMHENMARHWSEALDHENLLQVQARTSDAHAEGVAAFLEDREPEFDD, from the coding sequence ATGCACGTCGACAGCGACGACGACGTTCTTCGGATCGCGTTCGACCGGCCGGCGGCGCTCAACGCCATGACGAAAGCGATCGCCACGGAGCTAGCCGACACGATCGAGGCGGCCTCGCCGGCGGAGTACGACGCGATCGTCCTCACCGGCGAGGGCGACGCCTTCAGCGCCGGCGGCGACCTCGAGGCGCTGGCGGAACAGCCCGAGTCGGCCCGCGAGGCGTATACGGAGGTCGAGGAGAGCTTCGGCCGCGTCGTCGAGGCGATGCTCGAGTGCCCCCTGCCGATCGTCGCGAAGGTCAACGGCGACGCCATCGGCGCCGGGCTGTCGCTCGTCGCCCTGGCGGACATCGCCTACGCCGCCGCCGACGCGACCTTCTCCTGTGCGTTCGTTCGGATCGGCCTCGTCCCCGATACCGGCGGGACGTTCATGCTGCCCCACATCATCGGCCTCAGAGCCGCCAAGAAGCTCGCGTTCACCGGCGAGTTCTTCGACGCCGAGCGGGCGGCCGACCTCGACCTGATCAACGAGGCGGTTCCGCCCGAGGAACTCGACGACCGCGTCGACGAGACCCTCGAGCAACTCCGGGGTCGCCCGACGGAGATCATCGGCCTGATGAAAGGAGCCATGCACGAGAACATGGCTCGCCACTGGTCGGAGGCGCTAGACCACGAGAACCTGTTGCAGGTGCAGGCGCGTACCTCCGACGCCCACGCGGAGGGGGTCGCCGCGTTCCTCGAGGACCGAGAGCCGGAGTTCGACGACTGA
- the mobB gene encoding molybdopterin-guanine dinucleotide biosynthesis protein B, with translation MSQEPPFRVVCLAGPSDSGKTTLVERLVPRLADHGRVATVKSIHHDIEIDTPGADTHRHRTAGAETVVGVTPELTFDITARGKRDPPDRSDGDAVLEGEADDPELRALASTLQRLEERGYAFVVVEGFSAAPLATILVGDRDPSAVGGPVVGRGADDLEALVETIRGLEPLIKRE, from the coding sequence ATGAGTCAGGAGCCACCGTTTCGCGTCGTCTGTCTTGCCGGGCCGAGCGATTCGGGGAAGACCACGCTCGTCGAACGGCTCGTTCCGCGACTGGCCGATCACGGCCGCGTCGCGACGGTCAAGTCGATCCACCACGACATCGAGATCGACACGCCGGGCGCCGACACCCACCGCCACCGAACCGCGGGCGCCGAGACGGTCGTCGGCGTCACCCCCGAACTCACGTTCGACATCACCGCTCGCGGCAAGCGCGACCCGCCGGACCGATCCGACGGTGACGCCGTGCTCGAGGGCGAGGCCGACGATCCGGAGCTCCGAGCGCTCGCGAGCACGCTCCAGCGCCTCGAGGAGCGGGGATACGCGTTCGTCGTCGTCGAGGGGTTCTCGGCGGCCCCATTGGCGACGATCCTCGTCGGCGACCGCGACCCGAGTGCGGTCGGCGGCCCCGTCGTCGGCCGCGGCGCAGACGACCTCGAGGCGCTCGTCGAGACGATCCGCGGGCTCGAGCCCCTCATCAAGCGCGAGTGA
- a CDS encoding RAD55 family ATPase: MVGRLDTGIDVLDRKLDGGLPPGCIVAYTADPASQSELLLYELTAARGTLYLTTERSDDAVRHAIESSPSEVGSPTVRQVTGDAPLEEATRLIGALPDGANLIIDTMDVLERTDTDDYIEFLNELKSQMLETGSIAVLHCLKGGDEPANRSRTYHAVDAVFDLRTEIAGTELENHLTVPKFRGGSQPTEAIKLELTEEVAIDTSRDIA; the protein is encoded by the coding sequence ATGGTCGGTCGGCTGGACACCGGAATCGACGTGCTGGACCGAAAGCTCGATGGCGGGCTCCCACCGGGATGTATCGTCGCGTACACCGCCGATCCAGCCAGCCAGTCGGAGCTGCTCCTCTACGAGCTCACCGCCGCCCGAGGCACCCTCTATCTTACGACCGAGCGCTCCGACGACGCCGTCCGCCACGCGATCGAGAGCTCCCCCTCGGAGGTCGGCAGTCCGACCGTCCGCCAGGTCACCGGCGACGCCCCTCTCGAGGAGGCGACGCGGCTCATCGGCGCGCTCCCGGACGGCGCGAACCTCATCATCGACACGATGGACGTCTTAGAGCGGACCGACACCGACGACTACATCGAATTTCTCAACGAGCTCAAGTCGCAGATGCTCGAGACCGGCTCGATCGCCGTCCTCCACTGTCTGAAAGGCGGTGACGAGCCGGCGAACCGGTCGCGGACGTACCACGCCGTCGACGCCGTCTTCGACCTCCGAACCGAAATCGCCGGCACGGAACTCGAGAACCACCTCACGGTCCCGAAGTTCCGCGGCGGCAGCCAGCCGACCGAGGCGATTAAACTCGAGTTGACCGAGGAAGTGGCAATCGACACGAGCCGCGACATCGCCTGA